A portion of the Rubritalea squalenifaciens DSM 18772 genome contains these proteins:
- the aroE gene encoding shikimate dehydrogenase, translated as MSKPPRLAVIGHPVSHSASPRMHQPALDDAGVDASYIAIDVEPGKVKEAFSKMQEEGYIGCNVTVPHKLEAMEICDELTDDAKALGATNTIVFREDGTILGHNTDGAGLSQAILEDFGKSLSELRILILGAGGGAGRAIATQCCREGAPAVYLSNRTIEKLEPIAIDLVDNHGGKLVTTLSTDTESLIEAASRVDLIINATSLGLKPSDPLPLPEEALLSRHMVYDAIYNPPVTPLLKAASEVGAKTSNGLSMLLHQGAFAFEAWFGIKPNLELMHKALLQK; from the coding sequence ATGAGCAAACCACCTCGACTAGCGGTTATCGGTCATCCGGTATCTCACTCTGCATCCCCCCGCATGCACCAGCCAGCACTGGACGACGCAGGCGTGGACGCCAGCTACATCGCTATTGATGTAGAACCCGGAAAAGTCAAAGAAGCTTTCAGCAAAATGCAGGAAGAAGGATACATCGGCTGCAATGTCACCGTTCCTCATAAACTTGAGGCCATGGAGATTTGTGATGAACTCACGGATGACGCCAAGGCTCTCGGCGCCACCAATACTATCGTCTTCCGTGAGGACGGCACTATTCTGGGACACAACACAGACGGCGCAGGCCTCTCGCAGGCTATCCTTGAGGACTTCGGTAAGTCTCTCTCCGAACTCCGCATCCTGATCCTCGGAGCTGGAGGAGGGGCAGGTCGTGCGATTGCCACCCAATGCTGCCGTGAAGGCGCCCCAGCGGTCTATTTGTCTAACCGCACCATCGAGAAACTCGAGCCCATTGCCATCGATTTGGTGGACAACCATGGCGGCAAACTCGTCACGACTCTCTCGACAGATACCGAAAGCCTGATCGAAGCAGCCTCCAGAGTGGACCTTATCATCAACGCCACCTCGCTAGGGCTTAAGCCAAGCGACCCTCTCCCTCTACCTGAGGAGGCACTTCTCTCTCGCCACATGGTGTACGATGCCATCTACAACCCACCAGTCACACCTTTGTTAAAAGCGGCATCTGAAGTGGGAGCTAAGACATCCAATGGACTATCCATGCTACTGCACCAAGGCGCTTTTGCCTTTGAGGCCTGGTTTGGCATCAAGCCAAATCTAGAGCTCATGCATAAAGCCCTGCTTCAGAAGTAA
- the gltX gene encoding glutamate--tRNA ligase — protein MQVRTRFAPSPTGYLHVGGARTALFNYLFAKKHGGIFILRVEDTDHARNTEAAREAIFDGLSWLGLQWDEGPEAGGPHGPYFQSQRQEIYDSYFEKLVAADRVYEDEGAYRFRFERKPIVMNDLVCGEVTVDYTNEDINPDMVVKRSDGTYTFHFVNVVDDIEMEMTHVIRGEDHLMNTPKHLQLFEAFGIEPPKYAHIPLILNMDGSKMSKRDQGAALGEYPVNGYTDKAVFNFLALLGWSPKDEQEIFSPEELIEKFTIENVNRAPAKFDIDKCKWMNQQHLAKLSPEEFAAEANPFVENAGLVTGSDFTAIAASIQEKVSLLAEVPAMVSFFLNEDYPFCPEAIEKVKKNEQAADLLAKLADALEGLTDWSQAKETIGETAKANGAKPGQLMFPTRVALTGAAGGPDLGDILNIMGHKESVRRIRRAVEELS, from the coding sequence ATGCAAGTACGTACCCGCTTCGCGCCATCTCCTACAGGCTACCTTCACGTTGGTGGTGCCCGCACCGCACTTTTCAACTACCTCTTTGCCAAAAAGCATGGAGGCATCTTCATACTTCGCGTGGAAGATACAGATCACGCCCGCAATACAGAAGCTGCTCGTGAAGCAATCTTCGACGGCCTCAGCTGGCTTGGACTCCAGTGGGACGAAGGCCCTGAGGCAGGTGGACCACACGGCCCCTATTTCCAGTCCCAGCGTCAGGAAATTTATGACAGCTACTTCGAGAAACTTGTGGCTGCTGACCGCGTCTACGAAGATGAAGGCGCCTACCGCTTCCGCTTTGAGCGTAAACCAATCGTGATGAATGATCTGGTCTGTGGCGAAGTCACAGTCGACTACACCAACGAGGACATCAACCCAGACATGGTAGTCAAGCGCTCTGACGGAACTTACACTTTCCACTTCGTCAATGTGGTGGATGACATCGAAATGGAAATGACTCATGTCATTCGTGGCGAGGATCACCTCATGAACACGCCAAAACACCTCCAGCTCTTCGAAGCCTTTGGTATCGAGCCTCCTAAGTACGCACATATTCCACTCATCCTCAACATGGATGGCTCCAAGATGTCCAAGCGTGACCAAGGTGCCGCCCTCGGCGAATATCCTGTCAATGGATACACTGACAAGGCAGTCTTCAACTTCCTCGCTCTGCTGGGCTGGTCACCAAAGGACGAACAAGAAATTTTCTCTCCTGAAGAGCTGATCGAGAAATTCACCATCGAGAACGTCAACCGAGCTCCTGCCAAGTTTGACATCGACAAGTGCAAATGGATGAACCAACAGCATCTTGCTAAACTCAGCCCAGAAGAGTTCGCTGCGGAAGCCAATCCATTCGTAGAGAATGCAGGCCTTGTCACCGGTTCTGACTTTACAGCTATCGCTGCATCGATCCAAGAGAAAGTCAGCCTCCTCGCTGAAGTACCAGCCATGGTTTCCTTCTTCTTGAATGAAGACTACCCATTCTGCCCAGAAGCTATCGAGAAGGTGAAAAAGAACGAGCAAGCTGCTGACCTCTTAGCAAAACTGGCTGATGCACTTGAAGGTCTCACCGACTGGAGCCAAGCCAAGGAGACGATCGGAGAAACCGCCAAAGCCAACGGAGCCAAGCCCGGCCAGCTCATGTTCCCAACTCGTGTAGCCCTCACAGGAGCTGCTGGTGGACCAGATCTTGGAGATATTCTCAACATCATGGGCCACAAAGAATCTGTTCGCCGTATCCGCCGCGCGGTAGAAGAGCTTTCCTAA
- a CDS encoding sulfatase encodes MDIRIISLGSIGLALSGLIHAAQFDFGNGTVDGNTGVAANVVITDGAALNTINATVDGISLTLQGMDSGGGTYGSNSQGFGIYSSGTSGATDRRISDGDGETVQFSFDKTVTIQTVRMGSMTNGESFSISFVSGTDPFGGGNYTFTEDGTYGPTEDIPVNIVVEAGTVLEFTTENDLGGGVLWNDMVVAEGVVTPSSDAETLASFPTSTVLENPVAGDSPGVTTIASGNSKGQSFSLAAQTEVTSFVFEITEVTTSGAVQIEVARGLDNLPWLDSTLVHQFTLPADLLSAGDYLQVNLPSPLVLSRGTWTVTLEGVGSTSFSARLSGDDLYPEGSLMRKNGASGNTWDNGTMAGSDLVFAVLGTQQAAATPPAGKPNLVFVLVDDLGWTDIQAGSSGPNVINGNNYGSTYYQTPNVARLAAGGLSFTHCYVQQNCAPTRAAILSGLYPSREGNGVYNVSSLNRGSNGEAYNTPGQNEDVAASHVTIGEALQSAGYVTAHFGKYHAGEHEGGQSTSPENQGYEYNFGGGSQGNPGSFYASGQKFAGNVGIELDRWADDYTQAYLDSVLKAPLANPLNARATDINDPDLILSDFANSNHDANKHLTDAMGDAALSFLDDHRQGEMKDFPFYMQFHFYAVHTPIQPRWDLRKKYNALTGNSYHDGAAYAALVEGMDQTLGRILDYLEDPNGDGDSGDSIANNTLIIFTSDNGGHSGATDNYPLRHVKGSVYEGGIRVPLIVWQPGTVPAGQQSDSLVHAVDFYPTLVEHAGSTLPAGINFDGTSFDAHMADPTTNTRDRETIFYHLPGYMDNRFRPCSVALGRVNGKTYKLIYTYDTNYAPTPGNPESLQVLSSPWELYCLDDNISETNNLMDGSYSNHLLYGGVADTLAAQLRAWIDQGGDDWNIKQITDPNNGNAEVPFLPSDAPDVIVPHEQQFHITGQGVDEGTGNITMTWNSEANFVYQIEASSTMQEGSWQVIEANIVAAGSSTTKNITDPAASVDDIRFYRVKLVAHQ; translated from the coding sequence ATGGATATAAGAATCATTTCATTGGGCTCGATCGGTCTTGCTTTGTCAGGTCTGATACATGCCGCACAATTCGATTTTGGAAACGGTACCGTTGATGGAAATACGGGCGTGGCTGCCAATGTAGTGATTACTGATGGTGCAGCACTTAACACGATTAATGCGACAGTGGATGGTATCAGCCTAACCCTGCAGGGCATGGATAGTGGCGGAGGTACCTATGGTTCCAATTCCCAAGGCTTCGGAATTTACTCCAGCGGTACAAGTGGGGCTACGGACAGACGCATCAGTGATGGGGACGGAGAGACCGTGCAGTTTTCTTTTGATAAAACAGTCACGATTCAAACTGTCAGAATGGGGTCGATGACCAACGGTGAGTCGTTTTCCATCAGTTTTGTCTCAGGAACAGATCCCTTCGGAGGCGGCAATTATACCTTCACAGAGGATGGCACATACGGTCCTACAGAGGATATTCCTGTGAATATCGTGGTTGAGGCGGGGACTGTACTGGAGTTCACGACAGAGAACGACCTTGGGGGAGGCGTGCTCTGGAATGATATGGTAGTAGCCGAGGGGGTAGTTACCCCGAGCTCAGATGCGGAGACGCTGGCATCATTTCCTACATCTACGGTTCTGGAGAATCCCGTTGCTGGAGATTCTCCCGGAGTGACTACCATCGCCTCCGGTAATTCCAAGGGGCAGAGTTTCTCTCTGGCAGCTCAGACAGAGGTGACCAGCTTTGTATTCGAGATCACGGAGGTGACGACAAGTGGTGCTGTTCAAATAGAGGTGGCGAGAGGTTTGGATAATCTTCCCTGGTTGGACTCGACATTGGTTCATCAATTTACGTTGCCTGCTGATTTGCTCAGCGCAGGTGACTATCTACAAGTGAACTTGCCGAGTCCTTTGGTGTTGAGCCGGGGTACATGGACGGTGACTCTTGAGGGAGTTGGTTCGACCTCGTTCTCAGCACGTTTGTCCGGAGATGATTTGTATCCTGAGGGCTCTTTGATGCGCAAAAACGGAGCTTCTGGTAATACCTGGGATAATGGGACAATGGCTGGCTCGGACTTGGTCTTTGCTGTGTTGGGTACCCAGCAAGCTGCTGCCACGCCTCCAGCTGGAAAGCCCAATCTTGTCTTTGTGTTGGTGGATGACCTGGGGTGGACAGATATTCAGGCGGGCTCTTCAGGGCCAAACGTGATTAATGGAAATAATTACGGATCCACCTATTACCAGACTCCTAACGTGGCTCGATTGGCTGCAGGCGGTCTATCCTTTACTCACTGTTATGTGCAGCAAAACTGTGCTCCTACTCGTGCGGCGATTCTTTCCGGACTCTATCCATCTCGAGAAGGTAATGGAGTATATAACGTAAGTAGTCTGAACCGAGGAAGTAATGGGGAGGCTTATAACACTCCTGGCCAGAATGAAGATGTGGCGGCTTCTCATGTGACGATCGGTGAGGCTCTTCAGAGCGCTGGCTACGTCACCGCTCACTTTGGGAAATATCATGCTGGTGAGCATGAGGGTGGGCAAAGCACCAGCCCTGAAAACCAAGGTTACGAGTACAACTTCGGAGGAGGCTCACAGGGTAATCCAGGCAGTTTCTACGCGAGCGGGCAGAAATTTGCCGGAAACGTGGGTATTGAGCTGGATAGATGGGCGGATGATTATACCCAGGCTTATCTGGACAGCGTGCTGAAAGCCCCTCTGGCAAATCCCTTGAATGCACGAGCCACAGATATCAATGACCCTGATCTTATTCTATCTGATTTTGCGAATAGCAACCATGATGCGAACAAGCATCTGACGGATGCGATGGGGGATGCTGCCTTGTCTTTCCTGGACGATCATCGTCAAGGTGAGATGAAGGATTTTCCTTTTTACATGCAGTTCCACTTCTATGCCGTGCATACTCCTATCCAGCCGCGCTGGGACTTGCGCAAGAAGTACAATGCTCTGACTGGAAACTCTTATCACGATGGTGCCGCTTACGCAGCCTTAGTGGAGGGGATGGATCAGACTCTTGGCCGTATTCTGGACTACCTTGAAGATCCTAACGGTGATGGTGATAGCGGTGACTCGATAGCCAATAACACCCTGATCATTTTTACCTCTGACAATGGTGGTCATAGCGGAGCTACCGATAACTACCCGTTGCGCCATGTGAAAGGGAGTGTCTACGAAGGCGGTATCCGAGTGCCATTGATTGTCTGGCAGCCAGGAACGGTTCCAGCAGGTCAGCAATCTGATTCACTCGTGCACGCCGTCGATTTCTACCCGACACTCGTTGAACATGCGGGCTCGACCTTGCCGGCGGGGATTAATTTTGACGGGACATCATTTGATGCGCACATGGCAGACCCGACCACCAATACTCGCGATAGGGAAACGATCTTCTATCACTTGCCCGGCTACATGGATAACCGGTTCCGTCCGTGCTCAGTTGCTTTGGGAAGGGTGAATGGTAAGACTTACAAGCTGATCTATACTTACGATACCAATTATGCGCCTACTCCCGGGAATCCCGAGAGTTTGCAGGTTCTGAGTAGCCCCTGGGAGCTATACTGTCTGGATGATAATATTTCTGAGACTAACAACTTGATGGATGGGAGTTATTCCAATCACTTGCTGTATGGAGGTGTGGCAGATACTCTCGCTGCTCAGCTCAGAGCTTGGATTGATCAAGGTGGGGATGATTGGAATATCAAACAAATCACCGACCCTAATAATGGAAATGCCGAGGTTCCATTTCTCCCGTCTGATGCCCCGGATGTCATCGTGCCGCATGAGCAACAATTCCATATCACGGGTCAAGGAGTGGACGAAGGTACTGGGAATATTACCATGACTTGGAATAGTGAGGCCAACTTTGTGTATCAGATTGAGGCCTCCTCCACGATGCAGGAGGGATCATGGCAAGTGATTGAAGCGAATATCGTGGCTGCTGGGAGTTCCACGACAAAAAATATCACTGATCCAGCTGCCAGTGTGGACGATATTCGATTCTATCGAGTCAAGCTGGTGGCTCATCAGTGA
- a CDS encoding LamG-like jellyroll fold domain-containing protein: MKKLITLMSVALVSPLSAGLVAHYTMDNDADFGENSGSATIGLNSISGIGATDGKFGGGAEFTVGSSVFWTNQFGSANTDLSQFTVSMHVRTTATASWKDYISFGTNNSVVFVFESNGASPQSVSLYNIGDVGGVASSAISGTPQINDGNWHHLGLTSDGANITFYIDGAAIGSTAYTGTGTITAFQLASRFGEGARAINSDIDDVAVYDEALSATQMEYLSNNVATVSAIPEPSSMTLLGISSLALILRRRR, from the coding sequence ATGAAGAAACTTATCACCCTTATGTCAGTGGCTCTCGTGAGTCCACTCTCTGCTGGACTCGTCGCGCACTACACCATGGATAACGATGCCGACTTTGGTGAGAACAGCGGTTCAGCAACCATCGGCCTCAACTCTATCTCCGGAATCGGTGCAACTGATGGAAAATTCGGCGGAGGAGCTGAATTCACTGTAGGGTCCTCTGTATTCTGGACCAATCAATTTGGCAGCGCCAACACTGACCTCTCGCAATTCACGGTCTCGATGCACGTGCGCACCACTGCCACAGCCAGCTGGAAAGACTACATTTCCTTTGGGACTAACAATAGCGTAGTTTTCGTTTTCGAAAGTAATGGAGCCAGCCCCCAATCAGTCTCTCTCTACAATATTGGTGATGTTGGAGGCGTAGCTTCAAGCGCCATCTCTGGAACTCCTCAGATCAATGACGGCAACTGGCACCACCTTGGCCTCACCAGTGATGGAGCAAACATCACCTTCTACATCGACGGTGCAGCCATCGGTTCTACAGCTTACACGGGCACTGGTACCATCACAGCATTCCAGCTGGCCTCACGTTTTGGAGAGGGCGCCAGAGCGATCAACTCGGATATCGATGATGTTGCGGTGTACGACGAGGCTCTCTCAGCCACTCAAATGGAGTATTTGAGTAACAATGTTGCCACAGTCAGCGCCATACCAGAACCATCAAGCATGACTCTGCTTGGCATCAGCTCCCTGGCTCTCATCCTGAGACGCCGTAGATAA
- a CDS encoding dicarboxylate/amino acid:cation symporter: protein MKKIAGHWQILMALVLAVGLGTIFRNLSIAAGGEGAFVDFARQATEVSSFIGDLFMSALKMIIVPLIVSSIIAGIGALGGVKGFGRLGAKTFGFYALTSLFAILVGLTLVNLIEPGIKDGQPNQTIAQAFEKASTDVSDAEKAKIEQANQRKATDYADFFKKMFPPNIIAAASDNGQMLGLIVFSILFGVGMTRVPPGEMRHLQGTMQGINDVMVLVTQWIMSTAPIGVFALMFPVIYDAGWSLVLELGKYFATVLLALGIHLFVVLPLILKFVGKVSPIAHFKAMGTALLTAFSTASSSATLPVTMRCIQENAGVSRRTSSFTLPLGATVNMDGTALYECVAVMFVAQVMGFDMSFGSQFVVVGAALLTSIGVAGVPSASLVAILLILKNSNIPNAEVAVAALLAVDRLLDMSRTAVNVFGDSCAAVVVASSEGEDVLTGNPTSSAE, encoded by the coding sequence ATGAAGAAAATCGCAGGGCACTGGCAGATCTTGATGGCACTGGTTCTAGCAGTTGGTTTGGGAACCATATTTAGGAATCTATCGATTGCTGCCGGTGGTGAAGGTGCGTTTGTGGATTTTGCGCGACAAGCTACCGAAGTGAGTTCATTCATCGGTGATCTCTTCATGAGTGCGCTGAAGATGATCATCGTGCCGTTGATTGTAAGTTCGATTATTGCAGGCATTGGTGCACTGGGTGGGGTGAAGGGCTTTGGGAGATTGGGGGCGAAGACCTTCGGTTTCTATGCATTGACCTCATTGTTCGCCATTCTAGTAGGTTTGACTTTGGTGAATCTTATTGAGCCAGGTATCAAAGATGGTCAGCCGAATCAGACGATCGCTCAGGCATTTGAAAAGGCATCAACGGATGTCAGTGATGCCGAGAAGGCTAAAATTGAGCAAGCGAACCAGAGAAAAGCCACAGACTACGCAGACTTTTTCAAAAAGATGTTTCCGCCAAACATCATCGCCGCAGCAAGTGATAATGGGCAGATGCTAGGCTTGATTGTGTTTTCGATCCTTTTTGGAGTGGGGATGACACGAGTGCCGCCGGGTGAGATGCGTCACCTACAGGGTACGATGCAGGGGATCAATGATGTGATGGTCCTGGTGACGCAGTGGATCATGTCGACTGCTCCCATCGGTGTGTTTGCGCTGATGTTCCCTGTGATTTATGATGCTGGCTGGAGTTTGGTTCTAGAGCTTGGAAAATATTTTGCTACGGTGCTGCTGGCGTTGGGCATCCATTTGTTTGTGGTGCTTCCGCTCATCTTGAAGTTTGTGGGTAAAGTCAGCCCGATTGCGCATTTCAAAGCGATGGGGACAGCCTTGCTTACGGCGTTCTCGACAGCAAGTAGCTCAGCGACTCTTCCTGTGACTATGCGTTGCATCCAGGAAAATGCTGGGGTGAGTCGTCGCACGTCAAGTTTCACTCTTCCTCTTGGGGCCACCGTAAATATGGATGGGACGGCACTCTATGAGTGTGTGGCGGTGATGTTTGTGGCTCAGGTGATGGGATTTGACATGAGCTTTGGCTCGCAGTTTGTTGTCGTGGGAGCTGCCTTGCTGACCAGTATTGGGGTAGCTGGGGTGCCTAGTGCGAGCTTGGTCGCTATCTTGCTCATCCTGAAAAACTCAAATATTCCCAATGCAGAGGTGGCAGTGGCAGCTTTGTTGGCTGTGGATCGTTTGCTGGATATGAGTCGCACCGCTGTGAACGTCTTTGGTGATAGCTGCGCTGCAGTCGTAGTGGCTTCCAGCGAGGGAGAGGATGTCCTGACTGGCAATCCAACTTCGTCTGCTGAGTAG
- a CDS encoding sulfite exporter TauE/SafE family protein: protein MEPGQIIALVVAALAIGVSKAGFSGVSMVSVFLLADAFGAKESLAVALPMLIAADLIVYPAFRKYGSWKPVMKFLWPALIGVVLAVLVLSRVSNEVMRPVIGGIILFMVLLQLLRRFIPDTFSKMAHHGGFGIVAGVCGGIATMLANAAGPVMQLFLLSRDVPKMELIGIGARFFLVINILKLPLVGQLGLVEGQMLLWNLAMLPVIALGIFGGRKLLHYVSQQVFEWMIVVFALVAGARLMFW from the coding sequence GTGGAGCCGGGGCAAATCATTGCGTTGGTCGTTGCGGCGTTGGCTATCGGGGTGTCTAAGGCGGGCTTCTCCGGAGTCTCTATGGTCTCGGTGTTTCTGCTGGCAGATGCATTCGGTGCGAAAGAATCATTGGCCGTGGCGCTCCCCATGTTGATTGCCGCTGACCTGATTGTTTATCCGGCGTTTAGAAAGTATGGCAGCTGGAAACCTGTGATGAAATTCCTTTGGCCCGCCCTTATTGGTGTGGTGCTGGCGGTATTGGTATTAAGCCGGGTATCGAACGAGGTGATGCGGCCTGTGATTGGAGGGATTATCCTATTCATGGTGCTGCTGCAGCTGCTGAGGCGCTTTATTCCGGATACCTTTTCCAAGATGGCTCATCATGGAGGCTTCGGTATTGTAGCCGGTGTTTGTGGTGGAATAGCAACTATGCTGGCAAATGCTGCTGGACCAGTGATGCAGCTCTTCCTGCTTTCACGCGATGTTCCAAAGATGGAGTTGATTGGTATCGGGGCGCGTTTCTTTCTTGTGATCAATATACTGAAACTGCCGCTAGTGGGGCAGCTGGGCTTAGTAGAGGGACAGATGTTGTTGTGGAATCTGGCCATGCTGCCGGTGATTGCTCTGGGTATCTTTGGCGGCCGTAAATTGCTTCATTATGTCTCCCAGCAGGTCTTTGAGTGGATGATCGTGGTCTTTGCGCTGGTTGCGGGAGCTCGGTTGATGTTCTGGTAG
- a CDS encoding protein-L-isoaspartate(D-aspartate) O-methyltransferase — translation MLFQRQDSNESYEAMRWHMVDRQIVARGVRDERVLEAMRQVPRHEFVDPHYWDVAYTDHPLPIAGGQTISQPYIVAYMSELLAVRASDRVLEIGTGCGYQTAILACLAAEVYSVEYLQELSAQAEERLKKYVNVHLKVGNGWEGWIEHAPYDRILVTCAADHIPEYLLNQLSEGGRVVIPMGENSQRLVIFTKRGEDYIQDDDIAVRFVPMVDSD, via the coding sequence ATGCTGTTTCAGCGACAAGATTCGAATGAGAGTTATGAAGCCATGCGCTGGCATATGGTGGACCGGCAGATCGTGGCCCGTGGGGTAAGAGATGAGCGCGTGCTGGAGGCTATGCGTCAGGTGCCGAGGCATGAGTTTGTGGATCCACATTATTGGGATGTTGCCTACACGGATCACCCGTTGCCGATAGCTGGTGGCCAGACGATCTCTCAACCGTACATAGTGGCGTATATGAGTGAATTGCTAGCAGTCAGGGCATCAGACCGCGTATTAGAAATTGGTACAGGTTGTGGATACCAGACGGCTATCCTAGCGTGTTTGGCTGCTGAGGTATACAGTGTGGAATATCTTCAAGAGCTATCAGCACAGGCTGAGGAGAGGCTGAAAAAATACGTTAATGTTCACCTCAAAGTTGGTAATGGTTGGGAAGGGTGGATAGAGCATGCGCCCTATGACCGCATTCTAGTTACCTGTGCAGCTGATCATATTCCTGAGTATTTATTGAACCAGCTTTCGGAGGGCGGAAGGGTGGTGATACCTATGGGTGAGAATTCCCAGCGTCTGGTCATTTTCACCAAGCGAGGCGAGGATTATATCCAGGATGACGATATCGCGGTCAGGTTTGTTCCGATGGTTGATAGTGACTAG
- a CDS encoding SDR family oxidoreductase, which translates to MKILVTGGAGFIGSHIVEHFQGKAEEIRVLDNLRTGYKHNLDGLEHTFIEGSITDRELVKKAVEGVDYIFHMAALVSVPESMEKPEECVAINVNGLLNVLQEASEAGVKKIVFASSAANYGDNPTVPKLETMYPEPKSPYAITKLDGEYYLEMFRNLGKIDTASIRFFNVFGPRQDPKGAYAAAVPIFIEKAVKGEDITVFGDGEQTRDFIYVKDIVGALVFAATTEGVHGTFNAGYGGQITINDLANNILDTAGTEAKLLHGPERAGDVKHSRASSDKLRAAGWKPQHTLEEGLAATFEFFKNKVGQPA; encoded by the coding sequence ATGAAAATCTTAGTAACAGGCGGCGCCGGTTTCATCGGCTCCCACATCGTTGAGCACTTCCAAGGAAAGGCTGAGGAAATCCGCGTTCTGGACAACCTCCGTACAGGCTACAAGCACAACCTCGACGGTCTTGAGCATACCTTCATCGAAGGCTCCATTACCGACCGCGAGCTCGTGAAGAAAGCAGTAGAAGGCGTTGATTACATCTTCCACATGGCTGCTCTCGTATCCGTACCTGAGTCCATGGAGAAGCCAGAAGAGTGCGTTGCTATCAACGTAAACGGCCTTCTCAACGTTCTTCAGGAAGCTTCCGAAGCAGGTGTTAAGAAGATCGTCTTCGCATCTTCCGCTGCCAACTACGGCGACAACCCGACCGTACCTAAGCTAGAGACCATGTACCCAGAGCCAAAGTCTCCGTACGCGATCACCAAGCTCGACGGCGAGTACTACCTCGAAATGTTCCGTAACCTCGGCAAGATCGACACCGCGTCCATCCGCTTCTTCAACGTCTTCGGCCCACGCCAGGATCCTAAGGGAGCTTACGCAGCCGCAGTGCCTATCTTCATCGAAAAGGCAGTGAAAGGTGAAGACATCACAGTCTTCGGTGACGGCGAGCAGACACGTGACTTCATCTATGTGAAGGACATCGTTGGCGCACTCGTTTTCGCAGCGACTACAGAAGGCGTTCACGGCACCTTCAACGCAGGTTATGGCGGCCAGATCACCATCAACGATCTCGCCAACAATATCTTGGATACCGCTGGCACTGAAGCCAAGCTCCTCCACGGCCCAGAGCGTGCAGGTGACGTCAAGCACTCCCGCGCATCCTCTGACAAGCTCCGTGCAGCTGGCTGGAAGCCTCAGCACACCCTCGAAGAAGGCCTCGCCGCCACCTTCGAGTTCTTTAAGAACAAGGTTGGCCAACCTGCCTAG
- a CDS encoding four helix bundle protein produces MDKNTDLANLLREDENHYVTSFRELHVYKKSMELARLIFTLSNQFPSEEKYSLTDQIRRSSRSIGANIAEAWGKRRYPAHFTSKLSDSLSETLETQCWLDHSLQCNYMAADAHKQADELCNFVAAMIRNTSAKSDKFCTSK; encoded by the coding sequence GTGGATAAAAATACTGATTTAGCAAACTTACTTCGAGAAGATGAAAACCATTATGTTACCTCCTTCCGAGAGCTTCATGTTTACAAGAAAAGCATGGAGCTCGCCCGACTCATTTTTACACTGAGTAACCAATTCCCCAGTGAAGAGAAATACTCTTTGACTGATCAAATTCGTCGCTCATCCCGCTCTATCGGTGCAAATATCGCTGAAGCATGGGGCAAAAGGAGGTATCCTGCACACTTCACCTCTAAGCTTTCAGATAGTTTATCTGAAACTTTGGAAACACAGTGCTGGCTGGACCACTCTCTCCAGTGCAACTACATGGCAGCAGATGCCCATAAGCAGGCTGATGAACTCTGTAACTTCGTCGCGGCAATGATTCGCAATACTTCTGCAAAATCCGATAAATTTTGCACCTCCAAGTAA